Genomic DNA from Vanrija pseudolonga chromosome 3, complete sequence:
CCCCCCTCGACCCCTGACGTCGTGGGATATTTGGTTCCAGCTGGGTCACGTCTATGAACTTGACCACGACGTGAGCACCACTTTACACACTTGGAGGGTAACTAACAAGCCCAGTACTCGGCCGCTCGCGACGCCTACATGCGCGTGTTGGGCCACCAGTCGGACCACGCCAaggtgctgcagcagcttgGTTGGCTCTACCACCAGCCCGGTGCCTCGTTTGCCAACCAAGAACAGGCTGTGCAGTACCTCACCAAGAGTCTTGAGACAGGTGCGTTGCCGTGCTCAGACTGCGGCTAACAGTTTCAGATGGTACCGATGCACAGAGCTGGTACCTCTTGGGACGTGCGTTCATGGCCGGCTCGCGGTACAACAAGGCATACGAGGCCTATCAGCAGGCAGTGTACCGTGACGGCAGAAACCCCACCTTCTGGTGCTCTATTGGTGTTCTCTACTTCCAGATCAACCAGTACCGCGACGCCCTGGATGCCTACTCGCGTGCCATCCGCCTCAACCCCTACATTTGGGAGGTCTGGTACAACCTGGGCAGCCTCTACGAGTCGTGCAACAACCAGATTACCGACGCCATTGACGCGtactcgcgcgcggccgagttGGATGCGTCCAACAATGCCATCAAGCACCGCCTCCAGCTGTTGCAAAATGCGGGCTCGAGcaacgcgccgctgccgcctgcccCTGCGCCGGTTGATGTCCACCCGTCGCAGTACGCTACACCTCCTGGTGGCGGCTACGGCAACAATGCCAGCCCCACAGCGTCGCCTCACCTTCCCCAGGCCCAGGTGCCGCCTCAAGGTGATGCGCGTGACGGTCAGCCAAAGGTCCGTGATCTTCCTGCTCCCCCTGGCGAGTATGGACGCGGCTCCCCTGGTCCGTTCCGTGGTGGAGGTCCTCCCCCTCTCAACCATGTCGACGAGTCGCGTGGTTCGATGGCCCTCCACGCTCCGTTAGGCCCGATCGACACTGACAGGCCGGAGCCCCGTGACCTTCGTGAGAGATACGAGGGAGCTGGACCGGGTGGACCTGGACCTtatggcgagcgcggccatGGCGAGCCAGTGTTCGCCCACCAGGAGCGTCCTGGCGAGCCGCCGCACTTTGACCGTCGTATCGAAGGAGGCCGGTACGACCCTACTTCCGACTCGCGCCGTCAAGCACCGTCGCCAGGCTCGCCTCGTCACCGCGGGGAGCCGGGGCCGCCTCATGGTTACCCTCCGCATGCTGGAGGACCACCGCACCCAGGCTACCGTGACCGCGAGAGGGAGGAGTGggagcgacgcgagcgcgagcaggcgcaggcgcaggcccTGCACCAGCatcagcaacagcagcagcagcatcagcaagcgcagcaagcagcagcgcagcagcaccgtgGGATgccaccgcagcagcacgatCCCCGCCAGCCTTCGCCTCGCTTGACTGAGCGCGGCCATCCGGCTGATCCGCGTGGACCTCCTGCCCGCGGGCCTGCCGACCCTCGAGAGTACGGTCGCCCGCCTCCACCCGAGGGCTACCCGCCGTATGGCTATGAGCGTGGTGGACCCGGCGGACCCGGCGGACCTGGCGGTCCTGGCGGCGGTTACCACCCGGCTTATGACGCCAGACGAGACGAGCGTCGCTTTGACGAGCGTGAGGGACCGCCCAACGGCCCTCCCCTTCGCCACCCGTCCGCGACTCGTGATGTGGGCTACCAGCAGGACATTCGCGCCCCTAGCCCCGCGGCGTCAACAAGCAGCAAGGCAAGCACGCGCCGCAAGGTGTCGGACAACAATGACCGAGCCACTCCGCTGTCGGCGAACCGCAAGCCGCCTCCGAGAAAGCCCGAGCCTTTGAAGAAGGAGCGCCGCCAGAATGGCGACAACACGCCTGCGGGCAGCCCCGGTCCCAGCCCGGCGGCATCGGTGTCATCGTCGGCTGCACGCCAGCCGCCGGCTCCCCCCAGCCGCACGGTCGATGAGGGTAAGTGCAAGTGGAAATTGCAAACTGGACCACGGCTGACAACTCAGACTATGACGAGGGAGCCGCGGATGCTCTCATGTTCCTGTCATCTGACCGTCGTGCGTCCGTCTCGGCTGCGTCCGTttcggccgcgtcggctgGTGCGGAAAAGAGCCCTCCGTCTGTTCTGGGCATCAAGCGCacgaccccgccctcgcccggGTCTGCGCGACCTGGCACGGGCAACAAGAAGGTCAGAGGGTCACCTGGTCCGCCCCCCTCTGCACAgagcccgacgcggcgcacggTCATTGAAGTTTTGAACGCGCCGCGTCTTGACTCTGGGTCgcggcccgagccgccggccAAGTCGCCTTTTGACCGGGACCAGCCCAAGGccccgctgtcgtcgtcgtctgacAAGACGGTGGCGTCCAAGTCGCCCGAGaagccggcgtcgacgactgcgcggaggtcggcgtcgccggtggCACCCAAGTCGCCAGTCAAGCAGTCGTCTGACGCCAAGGGTGCGTCGGGCTCATCGCTGGCGCCCAGGACGCCGGTAGAGTCTGCTGGCTCGAAGCCTGGCTCTGATGCGGGATCTGCGCCAAAGCGCGACCCGACGCCCGAGCCGGCCAACTCGAACGAGGATGTGGAAATGGCAGATAGtgagaaggagcgcgaggcggacaagGAGTAGTAGGATGGGCGGTATAGTTTTATAGGTTGAATGCAGGTGCGATCGACGGTTACGAGGATGGGGCGGCTCAGTGGTGACAGTGGCGATAGTGGTGGGACGGATGTAAACGGCCTCGGCCGATCGGCCATCTGGTTGCGGGCTTCAGAACTCTTAgtcgcgcgacgtcgccaaTGTTGGTTTGCATCAACCACAACCACTCTACAAAACAATGTCAGGCCGAGCAGCGGTCTCGACAGCGACACGGGCGTGGGGATGTGCCGTGGGAGGTCCTCGGCACACGCCATCCGGGGGGGCATCGCAACTCCGACCATTCTGGCCcccggcgtcctcctcgtcctcctcctccatcccCTCActcctcacccccgccacccgccGCTTCTCGACCACAGCACACCGGCACGCCCGCAAACAAGACCACTACGCAGTGTTCGGGCTGCCGCGCAACGCATCAAAGGCGCAGATCAAGGCGCGGTTCTACGAGGTGGGCTTGGCCTCTTCCTCTCTCCCCCCCATCctcaccactcacaccccagctATCGAAACAGCACCACCCCGACGCGGCCGGCGGAAGCGGCAGCGCAGACAAGTTTCATACCCTGAACGACGCGTACGCCGTGctcggggacgacggggCCAGGGCGGCGTACGACGCGAGTAGTAGTCCGGCGTCTAGTCGGGGTGTCGGCAGCGAAGGCTCGTCGTTCCACCCGCACTCGCCCCAGTCGCGCCGGAGTAGTGGGCCCCACCGCGCGTGGGGAGGCGGCAGagcgcccccgccgccgagctgggcgggccGGCGTAAAGTCGCGCCTGACCTCGGCTGGGGCGCGGGTATGGGCGGCACGATGCCTGGGTACTCGGCCCCGCACTCGGCCCACGGGCGATGGGGCCGTAAAGAGGAGAAGCGGCGCCAGGGCGAgtcgcgcctcgacgaggacgtcgcggGCGAGAGTGTCGGCCTTAGGTTCGTCATCGTCTTGCTTGTCCTCATTGTCGTTTGGAGCTTGGGGAGTACGGTTGCCAAGGctgatggcggcgaggaggaggaggaggaggaggagagaggcgacgacgacgagacctGGCCAAGACgacacgccgtcgacacgCCTACCACATAGACACATAGACCAATACATGTTTTGCTACTACCACCTACACCTTGGCATCACACCCCACCTAGATCGCCACCGTCTCGCGCTTGAGCcacgccagcgcgcgctcgtcgccgtacgcctcgagctcgggctgcACCTTGGACAGCACCTCCTCGTGGTACGCGTTGATCCActtgcgctcgtcgggcgagaTGAGCGACTGGTCGATGAGCTTTGTCTGGATGGGCACGACGGTGAAGTTCTCAAACTCCAAGAAGCCCTTGCCGCCAAAGTTGTTGGGTGTCTGCGCGTTGCGCACGGCCACGACGCTCTCGATACGGATACCGTACTTGCCGTCCTCGTAGTAGCCTGGCTCGTTGGACACGAccatgccctcggcgagcgcgacgttgAGGTAGTTTGAGCGGGGTCCGATACCCTGCGGGCCCTCGTGTACGTTGAGGAAGTGGCCCACGCCGTGGCCGGTGCCGTGGCGGTAGTCGAGCCCGTCGGCCCAcagcggccggcgcgcgacagTGTCGAGCGTGTAGCCCGTCGTGCCGGTCGGGAAGATGATCGAGTCGAGCGCAATGTGGCCTTGGAGCTGGGGCATGTCAGCGGTGTGTAAAGCGGGGGACACTCACCACACGGGTAAAGCtgcgcttctcctcggccgtcggcgtgccaAAGTgcagcgtgcgcgtcgtgtcggtcGTGCCATCAAGGTACTGTCCTCCCGAGTCGCACAGGTAGATCTGGTTAATGTCAACCACGGCGCTGG
This window encodes:
- the ssn6 gene encoding General transcriptional corepressor ssn6, with the protein product MPPPPPPPDSRLQHHMPVHQQSYPPPGPGYSQPSHPMHHHHSARHASNGPPPPMPVGGPPPPPLAVGGPPPPQAMPMPGPPPPEAGGPPPAPVTNGHRHGTPGPPGLSPATRAGKEKQDGVLSQLALANENTWMLIGAVSEQMNDQPRALQAFENALRHNPNSILGLNAVASLARNRDDFDKAIEYFQRILNIKQDNGDVWGSMGHCLLMKDDLPKAYTAYQQALHYLPNPKEPKLWYGIGILYDRYGSFEHAEEAFSSVLKMDPNFEKANEIYFRLGIIYKHQRKYSHSLECFRYIISNPPRPLTSWDIWFQLGHVYELDHDYSAARDAYMRVLGHQSDHAKVLQQLGWLYHQPGASFANQEQAVQYLTKSLETDGTDAQSWYLLGRAFMAGSRYNKAYEAYQQAVYRDGRNPTFWCSIGVLYFQINQYRDALDAYSRAIRLNPYIWEVWYNLGSLYESCNNQITDAIDAYSRAAELDASNNAIKHRLQLLQNAGSSNAPLPPAPAPVDVHPSQYATPPGGGYGNNASPTASPHLPQAQVPPQGDARDGQPKVRDLPAPPGEYGRGSPGPFRGGGPPPLNHVDESRGSMALHAPLGPIDTDRPEPRDLRERYEGAGPGGPGPYGERGHGEPVFAHQERPGEPPHFDRRIEGGRYDPTSDSRRQAPSPGSPRHRGEPGPPHGYPPHAGGPPHPGYRDREREEWERREREQAQAQALHQHQQQQQQHQQAQQAAAQQHRGMPPQQHDPRQPSPRLTERGHPADPRGPPARGPADPREYGRPPPPEGYPPYGYERGGPGGPGGPGGPGGGYHPAYDARRDERRFDEREGPPNGPPLRHPSATRDVGYQQDIRAPSPAASTSSKASTRRKVSDNNDRATPLSANRKPPPRKPEPLKKERRQNGDNTPAGSPGPSPAASVSSSAARQPPAPPSRTVDEDYDEGAADALMFLSSDRRASVSAASVSAASAGAEKSPPSVLGIKRTTPPSPGSARPGTGNKKVRGSPGPPPSAQSPTRRTVIEVLNAPRLDSGSRPEPPAKSPFDRDQPKAPLSSSSDKTVASKSPEKPASTTARRSASPVAPKSPVKQSSDAKGASGSSLAPRTPVESAGSKPGSDAGSAPKRDPTPEPANSNEDVEMADSEKEREADKE
- the dnaJ_1 gene encoding Chaperone protein DnaJ, whose protein sequence is MSGRAAVSTATRAWGCAVGGPRHTPSGGASQLRPFWPPASSSSSSSIPSLLTPATRRFSTTAHRHARKQDHYAVFGLPRNASKAQIKARFYELSKQHHPDAAGGSGSADKFHTLNDAYAVLGDDGARAAYDASSSPASSRGVGSEGSSFHPHSPQSRRSSGPHRAWGGGRAPPPPSWAGRRKVAPDLGWGAGMGGTMPGYSAPHSAHGRWGRKEEKRRQGESRLDEDVAGESVGLRFVIVLLVLIVVWSLGSTVAKADGGEEEEEEEERGDDDETWPRRHAVDTPTT